One stretch of Comamonas testosteroni DNA includes these proteins:
- a CDS encoding c-type cytochrome — MKHASRLALAALLSGLSLAASAADSHGTGPGQRFYEKTCAKCHEAGIGPVIKGRGFPPATYVVIARNGMNAMPSFRVTDIDDATLEDLANYLSKTEPPKAAEPAKK, encoded by the coding sequence TTGAAACATGCCTCCCGACTGGCCCTGGCAGCCCTGCTGTCTGGCCTCAGCCTCGCCGCCTCGGCTGCGGACTCTCACGGCACTGGCCCCGGCCAGCGCTTCTACGAAAAGACCTGTGCCAAATGCCATGAAGCCGGCATAGGCCCCGTCATCAAGGGACGCGGCTTTCCGCCCGCGACCTACGTGGTCATTGCGCGCAACGGCATGAACGCCATGCCCTCCTTTCGCGTGACCGACATCGACGATGCCACGCTGGAAGACCTGGCAAACTACCTGTCCAAGACAGAGCCCCCCAAGGCTGCCGAGCCAGCCAAGAAGTAA
- a CDS encoding FAD-binding oxidoreductase: MTSKYMALPKGMSESSFDAAIAQFKKVLGEDNVMIKDELVRPYTKVMMAVPTEEHTPSAVVTATTVEQVQEVVKICNAHKVPVWTISTGRNFGYGSAAPGQRGQVVLDLRKMNKIIHVDPELCTALVEPGVTYQMLYDYLEENKIPLMLSFSAPSGIAGPLGNTMDRGVGYTPYGEHFMMQCGMEVVMANGDVLRTGMGGVKGDKAWQVFKWGYGPTLDGMFTQSNYGICTKMGFWLMPKPPVFKPLEIQFDEDSDISEIVEFIRPLRIAQVIPNSVVIAGVLWEASTCNTRRSDYTTEPGHTPDAILKQIQKDKHLGAWNVYAALYGTREQVDVNFKIVQDALKKLGKGRLITEEMAGDTQPFKYRAQLMSGVPNLQEFGLYNWRGGGGSMWFAPVSQARGSECDKQKSLAKKILNKHGLDYVGEFIVGWRDMHHVIDVLYDRSNEEETKRANACFAELLDEFEKEGYAVYRVNTAFQERVAQSYGPVKRDIERKIKRALDPNGILAPGKCGINI, translated from the coding sequence ATGACAAGCAAATACATGGCCCTGCCCAAGGGCATGAGCGAGAGCAGCTTTGATGCGGCCATCGCCCAATTCAAGAAAGTCCTGGGCGAAGACAATGTGATGATCAAGGACGAGCTGGTTCGTCCCTACACCAAGGTGATGATGGCTGTGCCCACCGAAGAGCACACGCCTTCCGCCGTGGTGACTGCCACCACCGTGGAGCAGGTGCAAGAGGTCGTCAAGATCTGCAACGCGCACAAGGTGCCTGTGTGGACCATCTCCACCGGCCGCAACTTCGGCTACGGCTCGGCCGCACCGGGTCAGCGCGGCCAGGTGGTGCTGGATCTGCGCAAGATGAACAAGATCATCCACGTGGACCCCGAACTGTGCACGGCCCTGGTCGAGCCCGGCGTGACTTACCAGATGCTCTACGACTACCTCGAAGAGAACAAGATTCCCTTGATGCTGTCGTTCTCGGCACCTTCGGGCATTGCCGGTCCTCTGGGCAACACCATGGACCGCGGCGTGGGCTACACCCCCTATGGCGAACACTTCATGATGCAGTGCGGCATGGAAGTGGTGATGGCCAACGGCGATGTGCTGCGCACCGGCATGGGAGGCGTCAAGGGCGACAAGGCCTGGCAGGTATTCAAATGGGGCTACGGCCCGACGCTGGACGGCATGTTCACCCAGTCCAACTACGGCATCTGCACCAAGATGGGTTTCTGGCTGATGCCCAAGCCCCCGGTCTTCAAGCCACTGGAAATCCAGTTCGACGAAGACAGCGATATTTCCGAGATCGTGGAATTCATCCGCCCCCTGCGCATCGCCCAGGTCATCCCCAATTCGGTGGTGATTGCCGGCGTGCTGTGGGAAGCCTCGACATGCAATACCCGCCGCTCGGACTACACCACCGAGCCCGGCCACACGCCCGACGCCATCCTCAAGCAGATCCAGAAGGACAAGCATCTGGGCGCCTGGAATGTCTACGCCGCGCTGTACGGCACCAGGGAGCAGGTCGACGTCAACTTCAAGATCGTGCAGGACGCACTCAAGAAGCTGGGCAAGGGCCGCCTGATCACCGAGGAGATGGCCGGAGACACCCAGCCCTTCAAGTACCGTGCCCAGCTCATGTCAGGCGTGCCCAACCTGCAGGAATTCGGCCTCTACAACTGGCGCGGAGGTGGCGGCTCGATGTGGTTCGCCCCTGTGTCGCAGGCGCGCGGCAGCGAGTGCGACAAGCAGAAGTCGCTGGCCAAGAAGATCCTCAACAAGCATGGCCTGGACTATGTGGGCGAGTTCATCGTCGGCTGGCGCGATATGCACCATGTCATCGATGTGCTCTACGACCGCAGCAACGAAGAGGAAACCAAGCGAGCCAACGCCTGCTTTGCCGAGCTGCTGGACGAGTTCGAAAAGGAAGGCTATGCCGTGTACCGCGTGAACACAGCCTTCCAGGAGCGCGTGGCGCAGAGCTACGGTCCGGTCAAGCGCGATATCGAGCGCAAGATCAAGCGTGCTCTGGACCCCAATGGGATCCTGGCTCCGGGCAAGTGCGGAATAAACATTTGA
- a CDS encoding helix-turn-helix domain-containing protein, with protein MTAPVVLSTDGLPEKETAPAWQGWMAQLFSGLDTDLYGDTCFDGHLSVAYAGDVMLTKLDAGRHRVIRDSHRLRDSEAAYLKIVAPWSGHAEVEQYGSKACVSNGSWAIYDTSQPYVVANPQHTEHLIMMVPKQSIAERGLRLENLMGRSVGGSAGIARIALQTMRSTYQELDNMTAPLARRAGELLVDMVHLSLQALGGQATAVTQKQALYDRICEHVASHVRDPGLSVDQVAEALNCSRRHLHNAFSGRDQSLGGFIQQSRLELCMRELHSPALAHRTITEIAMGCGFGNSAHFSRAFKAYAGMSPSEFRALGH; from the coding sequence ATGACCGCGCCCGTGGTACTGAGTACCGATGGTCTTCCCGAGAAGGAAACTGCACCAGCCTGGCAGGGCTGGATGGCGCAGCTGTTCTCGGGTCTCGATACGGATCTGTATGGCGACACCTGTTTTGACGGGCATCTGAGCGTGGCATATGCAGGCGATGTGATGCTCACCAAGCTGGACGCCGGGCGCCACCGCGTCATACGCGACAGCCACCGTCTGCGCGACAGCGAAGCGGCCTATCTCAAGATCGTGGCGCCCTGGAGCGGCCATGCCGAGGTGGAGCAGTACGGCAGCAAGGCCTGCGTGAGCAATGGCAGCTGGGCCATTTATGACACCTCGCAGCCCTATGTGGTGGCCAATCCCCAGCACACGGAGCATCTGATCATGATGGTGCCCAAACAGAGCATTGCCGAGCGAGGCCTGCGTCTGGAAAACCTCATGGGTCGATCGGTGGGGGGCAGCGCCGGCATTGCGCGCATTGCTCTGCAGACCATGCGCAGCACTTACCAGGAACTGGACAATATGACGGCACCGCTGGCACGCCGCGCCGGGGAGTTGCTGGTGGATATGGTGCATCTGTCCCTGCAGGCACTTGGCGGGCAGGCCACGGCGGTGACGCAAAAGCAGGCCCTGTACGACCGCATCTGCGAGCATGTGGCCAGCCATGTGCGCGACCCCGGGCTGTCTGTCGATCAGGTGGCCGAAGCACTCAATTGCAGCCGTCGGCATCTGCACAACGCCTTTTCGGGGCGAGACCAGTCGCTGGGCGGCTTCATCCAGCAAAGCCGGCTGGAGCTTTGCATGCGGGAGCTGCATTCCCCGGCGCTCGCGCACCGCACCATTACAGAGATTGCCATGGGCTGCGGTTTTGGCAACAGCGCGCACTTCAGCCGTGCCTTCAAGGCCTATGCCGGCATGTCGCCGTCCGAGTTCAGAGCGCTCGGTCATTGA
- the bamC gene encoding outer membrane protein assembly factor BamC, which produces MKQQTARLSLLSIALGLSACTTTFQETKIDYKSAGKNQAPSLEVPPDLTQLSQDSRYTVPGGVVSAAAMQANAKAAKPADNNTATNKIGDVRIERDGAEHWLVVDRAADKLWEPTRDFWLENGFIYAMEDRQLGILETDWAENRAKLPQDIIRKSLGKVFDSLYSTSERDKFRTRLEREPDGKTRIYVTHRGMQEVYTSERKDNTIWQPRPRDPELETEFLRRIMVKLGVSEEQASAVAKADRSAATTSTSARMDTVNGVPTLQLEEGFERAWRRVGVALDRTGFTVEDRDRSRGLYYVRYVDPNAKQESKGFFSKIFSQGKEAAAPQKYQIQVKGDGNKTQVSVLNEQGQPDSSANGQRIVRIITDDLK; this is translated from the coding sequence GTGAAACAACAAACAGCACGTTTGAGCCTGCTCAGCATCGCGCTGGGCCTGTCTGCCTGCACGACCACGTTCCAAGAGACCAAGATCGACTACAAGAGCGCGGGCAAGAATCAAGCTCCCTCTCTTGAAGTCCCTCCGGATCTGACGCAGCTGTCGCAAGACTCGCGCTATACCGTCCCTGGTGGCGTGGTATCCGCTGCTGCCATGCAGGCCAATGCCAAGGCCGCCAAGCCTGCCGACAACAACACTGCGACCAACAAGATTGGCGACGTCCGCATCGAGCGCGACGGTGCCGAGCATTGGCTCGTGGTTGATCGTGCAGCCGACAAGCTCTGGGAGCCCACTCGCGACTTCTGGCTGGAAAACGGCTTCATCTATGCGATGGAAGACCGCCAGCTGGGTATTCTCGAGACCGACTGGGCCGAGAACCGCGCCAAGCTGCCTCAGGACATCATCCGCAAAAGCCTGGGCAAGGTGTTCGACTCGCTCTACTCCACCAGCGAGCGCGACAAGTTCCGCACCCGCCTGGAGCGCGAACCCGATGGCAAGACCCGCATCTATGTCACCCACCGTGGCATGCAGGAGGTCTATACCAGCGAGCGCAAGGACAACACCATCTGGCAACCGCGTCCCCGCGACCCCGAGCTGGAGACCGAATTCCTGCGCCGCATCATGGTCAAGCTGGGCGTGAGCGAAGAGCAGGCCTCTGCCGTTGCCAAGGCCGACAGGTCTGCAGCCACCACCTCGACCAGCGCACGCATGGACACCGTCAACGGCGTGCCCACACTGCAGCTGGAAGAAGGCTTCGAGCGCGCATGGCGCCGCGTTGGCGTGGCACTGGACCGCACCGGCTTCACCGTGGAAGACCGCGACCGCAGCCGTGGCCTCTACTATGTGCGCTATGTGGATCCCAATGCCAAGCAGGAGTCCAAGGGCTTCTTCAGCAAGATCTTCAGCCAGGGCAAGGAAGCCGCCGCACCTCAGAAGTACCAGATCCAGGTCAAGGGCGATGGCAACAAGACCCAGGTCAGCGTGCTCAATGAGCAAGGCCAGCCGGACAGCAGCGCCAACGGCCAGCGCATCGTGCGCATCATCACCGATGATCTGAAGTAA
- a CDS encoding AraC family transcriptional regulator, with translation MRPDIPANQVTEKMTEMQGAQAVGAWQHWMSTLYGLESDVYGDQHFSARLGTFELGPVGMTRIEASRHRVRRTSASMARHSTDFLKIVAPWHGEARVCQNGREAVARSGQWLIYDTTQEYEVLNPEWCEHLIITLPKSRFEDHGRAIDALMGGYVGGSEGVSRIALDMMRGTFAECRAMGQGLAQHVTDSLLQLIQLSLLDACGRAASLSASELLLGRIKAYVRQHLRDPALSVDAVAAALNCSKRHLYNAFADERLSISQHIWAERVALFQRELLSPANRHCTLTELALASGFASGAHLSRLFKQHTGQTPAQFRAGVQSSSLLN, from the coding sequence ATGCGGCCAGACATTCCTGCCAACCAAGTGACCGAGAAGATGACCGAGATGCAAGGTGCTCAAGCCGTGGGCGCCTGGCAGCACTGGATGTCCACGCTCTATGGCCTGGAGAGCGATGTCTATGGCGACCAGCATTTCTCGGCGCGACTGGGCACCTTCGAGCTGGGGCCGGTGGGAATGACCCGGATCGAGGCCAGCCGCCATCGCGTGCGGCGCACTTCGGCCAGCATGGCACGCCACAGCACCGACTTTCTCAAGATCGTGGCTCCCTGGCATGGCGAGGCCCGCGTCTGCCAGAACGGGCGCGAAGCCGTGGCACGCAGCGGCCAGTGGCTGATCTATGACACCACGCAGGAGTACGAGGTGCTCAACCCCGAGTGGTGCGAGCATCTGATCATCACCCTGCCCAAAAGCCGCTTCGAAGACCATGGCCGCGCCATCGATGCGCTCATGGGGGGCTATGTGGGCGGCAGCGAAGGCGTGTCCCGCATTGCGCTGGACATGATGCGCGGCACTTTTGCCGAATGCCGGGCCATGGGCCAGGGACTGGCCCAGCATGTGACGGATTCGCTGCTGCAGCTGATCCAGCTGTCCCTGCTCGACGCCTGCGGCCGTGCGGCCTCGCTGAGCGCCAGCGAGCTGCTGCTGGGCCGCATCAAGGCCTATGTGCGCCAGCACCTGCGCGATCCGGCCCTGAGCGTGGATGCCGTGGCCGCAGCGCTCAACTGCAGCAAGCGACATCTCTACAACGCCTTTGCCGATGAGCGGCTGTCCATCAGCCAGCATATCTGGGCCGAGCGCGTGGCCCTGTTCCAGCGCGAACTGCTCAGTCCTGCCAATCGCCACTGCACCTTGACGGAGCTGGCGCTGGCCAGCGGCTTTGCCAGCGGCGCGCATCTGAGCCGCCTGTTCAAGCAGCACACGGGGCAGACGCCGGCGCAGTTCAGGGCAGGCGTGCAGTCTTCGAGTCTGCTGAACTAG
- a CDS encoding aldehyde dehydrogenase produces the protein MIEQSMLIGGQTAQASNGATFERRNPLDGSVATRAPAATTADAVRAVEAAQAAFPAWAALGPTQRRLMLMKASQALEAKAEAFAAAMAAETGASGIWAGFNVHLAANMFLEAASLTTQINGQLIPSDIPGSMAMAVRQPAGVVLGIAPWNAPIILAVRAIATPLACGNTVILKGSELCPATHGLIIEALQEGGLPPGVVNFVTNAPEDAGAVVEAMVAHPAVRRVNFTGSTRVGRIIGQTCAKYLKPVILELGGKAPFLVLDDADIDSAVAGCTFGAFANSGQICMSTERIIVDEAVAEEFIGKLVARATTLPLGDPRKGPVVLGSVVDMNTVHRVNELIDDAVGKGARILCGGKASDTLMAATLIDGVTPEMRIFREETFAPVKAIVRVRGEEQAIAMANDNEFGLSSAVYTRDTARGWRVAGRIEAGICHVNGPTVHDEAQMPFGGVKNSGYGHFGGQAGIDAFTDTRWITMQTTARHYPF, from the coding sequence ATGATTGAACAAAGCATGCTCATCGGCGGTCAGACCGCACAGGCCAGCAATGGCGCCACTTTCGAGCGCAGAAACCCTCTGGACGGATCGGTCGCCACGCGCGCCCCGGCCGCCACGACAGCCGACGCCGTGCGTGCCGTGGAAGCCGCTCAGGCGGCCTTCCCTGCCTGGGCAGCCCTGGGCCCCACGCAGCGCCGGTTGATGCTGATGAAGGCCTCCCAGGCCCTGGAAGCAAAGGCCGAGGCCTTTGCCGCAGCCATGGCAGCAGAAACCGGTGCCTCCGGCATCTGGGCCGGCTTCAATGTGCATCTGGCGGCCAATATGTTTCTCGAAGCCGCATCGCTGACCACCCAGATCAACGGCCAGCTGATTCCTTCGGACATTCCCGGCAGCATGGCCATGGCCGTGCGCCAGCCTGCCGGCGTGGTGCTGGGCATCGCCCCCTGGAATGCCCCCATCATTTTGGCCGTGCGCGCCATTGCCACGCCCCTGGCCTGCGGCAATACCGTGATCCTCAAGGGCTCGGAACTGTGTCCCGCCACCCACGGCCTGATCATCGAAGCGCTGCAGGAAGGCGGCTTGCCGCCCGGCGTGGTGAACTTTGTGACCAATGCGCCCGAAGACGCCGGTGCAGTGGTCGAAGCCATGGTGGCCCACCCCGCCGTGCGCCGCGTGAACTTCACCGGCTCCACGCGCGTAGGTCGCATCATCGGCCAGACCTGTGCCAAATACCTCAAGCCCGTCATCCTGGAGCTGGGCGGCAAGGCCCCATTCCTGGTACTGGACGATGCCGACATCGACTCCGCAGTGGCTGGCTGCACCTTTGGCGCCTTCGCCAACTCGGGCCAGATATGCATGTCCACCGAACGCATCATCGTGGACGAGGCCGTGGCCGAGGAGTTCATCGGAAAATTGGTGGCCCGCGCCACAACCCTGCCTCTGGGCGATCCCCGCAAAGGCCCTGTGGTGCTGGGCTCCGTCGTGGACATGAACACCGTGCACCGCGTCAACGAACTCATCGACGACGCCGTGGGCAAGGGCGCCAGGATTCTTTGCGGCGGCAAGGCCAGCGACACCCTCATGGCCGCCACGCTGATAGACGGAGTGACTCCCGAGATGCGAATCTTCCGTGAAGAGACCTTTGCCCCGGTGAAAGCCATCGTGCGCGTGCGTGGCGAAGAGCAGGCCATCGCCATGGCCAACGACAACGAGTTCGGCCTGTCTTCCGCCGTCTACACCAGGGACACGGCCCGTGGCTGGCGCGTGGCCGGCCGCATCGAGGCGGGCATCTGCCATGTCAACGGCCCCACCGTGCACGACGAAGCACAGATGCCTTTCGGCGGCGTGAAGAACTCGGGCTACGGTCACTTTGGCGGGCAGGCCGGCATCGATGCCTTCACCGACACCCGCTGGATCACCATGCAGACCACCGCACGTCACTACCCCTTCTAA
- the dapA gene encoding 4-hydroxy-tetrahydrodipicolinate synthase: MTSPSVALTGSIVALITPMLEDGSVDYPSLRKLIDWHVAEGTNCIGVVGTTGESPTVNVEEHCEIIRVAVEQAAGRVSIMAGCGANSTHEAIELAKYAKKVGADSQLQVVPYYNKPTQEGQYQHFKAIAEATGDLPVILYNVPGRSVADMQHDTVLRLAQIPGIIGIKEATGNIERAQWLIRDVPAGFGVYSGDDPTAVALMLCGGHGNISVTANVAPRLMSELCKAAMAGDTKRAMEIQFKLMPLHKSLFVEANPIPVKWAAARMGLCGPAMRLPMTPLSEQCEAVVEDALRKVGVL, encoded by the coding sequence ATGACATCACCCTCCGTTGCTCTCACTGGCAGCATTGTTGCCCTCATTACGCCCATGCTCGAAGACGGTAGCGTCGACTACCCGTCGCTGCGCAAACTCATCGACTGGCATGTGGCCGAAGGCACCAACTGCATCGGTGTGGTCGGCACCACCGGTGAATCGCCCACAGTGAATGTCGAAGAGCATTGCGAAATCATTCGTGTCGCCGTGGAACAGGCCGCCGGCCGCGTCTCCATCATGGCCGGCTGCGGCGCCAACAGCACGCACGAAGCCATCGAGCTGGCCAAGTACGCCAAGAAGGTGGGCGCCGACAGCCAGCTGCAGGTCGTTCCCTACTACAACAAGCCCACACAGGAAGGCCAGTACCAGCACTTCAAGGCCATCGCAGAAGCCACTGGCGACCTGCCCGTGATTCTGTACAACGTGCCCGGTCGCTCGGTTGCGGACATGCAGCATGACACCGTGCTTCGCCTGGCCCAGATCCCCGGCATCATCGGCATCAAGGAAGCCACCGGCAACATCGAGCGTGCTCAATGGCTGATCCGCGACGTGCCTGCCGGCTTCGGCGTCTACTCCGGTGACGACCCCACCGCAGTGGCACTGATGCTGTGCGGCGGCCACGGCAACATCAGCGTGACGGCCAACGTCGCTCCCCGCCTGATGAGCGAGCTGTGCAAGGCCGCCATGGCCGGCGATACCAAGCGCGCCATGGAAATCCAGTTCAAGCTCATGCCCCTGCACAAGAGCCTGTTTGTCGAAGCCAATCCCATTCCCGTGAAATGGGCAGCAGCCCGCATGGGTTTGTGCGGCCCCGCCATGCGTCTGCCCATGACGCCGCTGAGCGAGCAATGCGAAGCAGTTGTTGAGGATGCTCTGCGTAAAGTTGGCGTACTCTGA
- a CDS encoding cupin domain-containing protein, translating to MDINTPLTLLGGLTASQFMRRHWHKKPLLVRQAIPGFKAPIPRARLLAMAGEDGVESRLIQQLEGDNWKLSHGPLSRRSLPALTKPGWTVLVQGVDMHDAKAHELLQQFRFVPEARLDDLMISFATDQGGVGPHFDSYDVFLLQAQGKRRWRIGRQKDLSLQQGKPLKILSNFEPEQEFVLEPGDMLYLPPKWAHDGVAEGECMTYSIGFRSPDRSELGRELLLRMSDEPDAPETPVIYRDPKQEAVSNPALIPEAMYDFAREALKKAMAEPLALERALGEYLSDPKPNVWFEHGDENGMFESVVLDRRTRMMYDAKHIFINGESYLAGGRDATLMRKLADTRALSRKDLATASDDALELLSSWFDAGWVRSGD from the coding sequence ATGGACATCAATACGCCGCTCACCCTGCTGGGTGGACTTACCGCCTCTCAATTCATGCGCCGCCACTGGCACAAAAAGCCCTTGCTGGTGCGCCAGGCCATTCCCGGCTTCAAGGCCCCGATTCCGCGCGCCCGACTGCTGGCCATGGCGGGCGAGGATGGCGTGGAGTCGCGCCTGATCCAGCAGCTCGAAGGCGACAACTGGAAGCTCAGCCACGGCCCGCTGTCCCGTCGCAGCCTGCCTGCATTGACCAAGCCGGGCTGGACGGTGCTGGTGCAGGGCGTGGACATGCATGACGCCAAGGCGCATGAGTTGCTGCAGCAATTCCGCTTTGTGCCCGAGGCGCGCCTCGATGATCTGATGATCAGCTTTGCTACCGATCAGGGAGGCGTAGGTCCGCACTTCGACAGCTATGACGTGTTTCTGCTGCAGGCCCAGGGCAAGCGCCGCTGGCGCATCGGTCGTCAAAAAGACCTGTCTCTGCAGCAGGGCAAGCCACTGAAAATTCTCTCCAATTTCGAGCCCGAGCAAGAGTTCGTTCTGGAGCCCGGCGACATGCTGTATCTACCGCCCAAATGGGCGCATGACGGAGTGGCAGAGGGCGAATGCATGACGTATTCGATAGGCTTTCGCTCGCCCGATCGCAGCGAACTGGGCCGCGAGTTGCTGCTGCGCATGTCGGACGAGCCCGACGCGCCCGAAACTCCGGTCATCTATCGCGACCCCAAGCAGGAGGCCGTGAGCAACCCGGCGCTGATTCCAGAAGCCATGTATGACTTTGCCCGCGAGGCACTGAAGAAGGCCATGGCCGAGCCGCTGGCGCTGGAGCGCGCGCTGGGCGAGTACCTGAGCGACCCCAAGCCCAATGTCTGGTTCGAGCATGGCGATGAAAACGGCATGTTCGAGAGCGTGGTGCTGGATCGCCGCACGCGCATGATGTATGACGCCAAGCACATCTTCATCAATGGCGAAAGCTATCTGGCTGGCGGCCGCGATGCCACGCTGATGCGCAAGCTGGCTGACACCCGGGCGCTGTCGCGCAAGGATCTGGCAACTGCCAGCGATGACGCGCTGGAGTTGCTGTCGTCGTGGTTCGATGCGGGCTGGGTTCGCTCAGGCGACTGA
- a CDS encoding amino acid ABC transporter substrate-binding protein, giving the protein MTFADKRFVLKSLVAATALAGLCSQALAQEAPKSIRIGWAIAKTGVNAGGTSVTTAPNYKLWVKEINDAGGIMLKAYNKRVPIEVIEYDDRSSTEEAVRATERLITQDKVDFVLPPWGTGSNLAVGPTYEKHKYPLLAATSVTDKAPDLAKRWKHAFFFLGTGGEYAEGLVAMLEKAKKDGKINHKIAMINIADGFGVELANATRKAAKQHGFELVYDKSYPIGTQDMTPIINEAKGKGADTFVAYSYPPDTMLINEQARTQGLAPKVLFTGVGTQFPMFKGKFGAAAEGVMAPGGIDAGNPQMLAYLKRFKEVTGQESDRFASPIVYTSLQMLQQAIERVGKIDRAAVTQELKSGSFETVLGPVKLEGQMLTKLWHVGQWQNGEFNAIAPTNRAGVKPAVIPRVTP; this is encoded by the coding sequence ATGACATTCGCCGACAAGCGTTTTGTTCTCAAAAGCCTGGTCGCGGCAACGGCCCTGGCGGGTCTGTGCAGCCAGGCCCTGGCCCAGGAAGCGCCCAAGTCCATCCGTATCGGCTGGGCCATTGCCAAGACCGGCGTCAACGCAGGCGGTACCTCGGTGACGACAGCGCCCAACTACAAGCTCTGGGTCAAGGAGATCAACGACGCCGGCGGCATCATGCTCAAGGCCTACAACAAGCGCGTGCCCATCGAGGTCATCGAATACGACGACCGCTCCAGCACCGAAGAGGCCGTGCGCGCCACCGAGCGCCTGATCACCCAGGACAAGGTCGACTTCGTGCTGCCGCCCTGGGGCACGGGCTCCAATCTGGCCGTGGGTCCGACCTACGAAAAGCACAAATACCCGCTGCTGGCCGCCACCTCGGTGACCGACAAGGCCCCCGATCTGGCCAAGCGCTGGAAGCATGCCTTCTTCTTCCTGGGCACGGGCGGCGAATATGCCGAAGGCCTGGTCGCCATGCTGGAAAAGGCCAAGAAGGACGGCAAGATCAACCACAAGATCGCCATGATCAACATCGCCGACGGCTTTGGCGTGGAGCTGGCCAATGCCACGCGCAAGGCCGCCAAGCAGCATGGCTTCGAGCTGGTCTACGACAAGAGCTATCCGATCGGCACGCAGGACATGACGCCCATCATCAACGAGGCCAAGGGCAAGGGTGCCGATACCTTCGTGGCCTACTCCTACCCGCCCGACACCATGCTGATCAACGAACAGGCCAGGACGCAGGGCCTGGCTCCCAAGGTGCTGTTCACCGGCGTGGGCACGCAATTCCCCATGTTCAAGGGCAAATTCGGCGCAGCGGCCGAAGGCGTGATGGCGCCGGGCGGCATCGATGCCGGCAACCCGCAGATGCTGGCCTATCTGAAGCGCTTCAAGGAAGTGACCGGGCAGGAGTCGGACCGCTTTGCCAGCCCCATCGTCTACACCTCGCTGCAGATGCTGCAGCAGGCCATCGAGCGCGTGGGCAAGATCGACCGCGCCGCCGTGACCCAGGAGCTCAAGAGCGGCAGCTTCGAGACCGTGCTGGGCCCCGTCAAGCTCGAAGGCCAGATGCTGACCAAACTCTGGCATGTGGGCCAGTGGCAGAACGGCGAGTTCAATGCAATTGCGCCAACCAACCGGGCGGGGGTCAAACCTGCGGTGATTCCGCGAGTCACCCCCTGA